The following are from one region of the Deltaproteobacteria bacterium genome:
- a CDS encoding alpha/beta fold hydrolase yields MPSKYTYIDGLAVNYFHAGATTVPGEVPDLDRGATLLFIHAAGSNANTWNRQLDHFSAAHSPIAFDFPGHGRSGSTEGLRSIAAYRDFTKAFADTLKLRPFVLIGRSMGGAIAMEFAIAHPKQVKALVLVATAAKFELSAERIETWHNVMRGRAQQPFTTEAFSPKTDFAIMREAWMEQVKTDPRVRYFDFLACNAFDITTRLAQIRVPTLIIAGRDDGITPVTKSEELQRGIAGSQLVVIEDTGHTVTSEKPAEFNAAVDEFLARLAQ; encoded by the coding sequence ATGCCGAGTAAGTACACCTACATCGACGGACTCGCCGTCAATTACTTCCACGCTGGCGCCACGACGGTTCCCGGGGAGGTACCGGACCTCGACCGCGGCGCCACGCTGCTCTTCATCCACGCCGCCGGTTCGAACGCCAATACCTGGAACCGACAGCTCGATCACTTCAGCGCCGCGCACAGCCCCATTGCCTTCGATTTCCCCGGTCACGGCCGCTCCGGCAGCACCGAAGGGTTGCGCAGCATCGCCGCGTACCGCGACTTCACCAAAGCGTTCGCGGACACGCTGAAGCTGCGTCCGTTCGTCCTCATCGGCCGGTCAATGGGCGGCGCGATCGCGATGGAGTTCGCGATCGCGCATCCAAAGCAGGTCAAGGCATTGGTATTGGTTGCCACCGCGGCGAAGTTTGAGTTGTCCGCCGAGCGGATCGAGACCTGGCACAACGTCATGCGCGGGCGCGCGCAGCAGCCGTTCACCACCGAAGCCTTCTCGCCGAAAACCGACTTCGCGATCATGCGCGAAGCCTGGATGGAGCAGGTGAAGACCGATCCGCGCGTGCGCTACTTCGACTTCCTCGCGTGCAACGCGTTCGACATCACGACACGGCTCGCGCAGATCAGAGTACCGACGTTGATCATCGCCGGGCGCGACGACGGCATCACGCCGGTGACGAAGTCGGAGGAGCTGCAGCGCGGCATTGCCGGCTCGCAGCTCGTCGTCATCGAAGACACCGGCCATACGGTCACGAGCGAGAAGCCGGCGGAATTCAACGCCGCCGTCGACGAGTTTCTGGCGAGGTTGGCGCAGTGA
- a CDS encoding glutathione S-transferase family protein has protein sequence MKIYDSMGPNPRALRMFLLEKGIKIATAPVDLLGAENRQPPYTDRNPGGQIPALELDDGRVLGETVVIFEYLEEKHPTPALIGTTAEERAETRMWQRRVELNITENLYNAFRYAEGLGLFQSRMRCLPEAADGLKAIVRDKLVWLDGLMAGKSFVAGKRFTIADIILYCALDFGATVGQPADPALGNLAAWMTRVAARPSANASLHEAAASMGMRG, from the coding sequence ATGAAAATCTACGATTCGATGGGGCCAAATCCACGCGCGCTGCGCATGTTCTTGCTCGAAAAGGGAATCAAAATCGCGACAGCGCCCGTCGACTTGCTCGGCGCGGAAAACCGGCAGCCTCCGTACACCGATCGCAATCCCGGTGGGCAGATCCCGGCGCTCGAACTCGACGACGGCCGGGTGCTCGGCGAGACCGTCGTGATCTTCGAATATCTCGAAGAGAAACATCCGACGCCGGCGCTCATCGGCACGACGGCGGAAGAGCGGGCCGAAACCCGCATGTGGCAGCGCCGTGTGGAACTCAACATTACCGAGAATCTCTACAACGCCTTCCGCTACGCCGAAGGGCTCGGGCTGTTTCAGTCGCGCATGCGTTGCCTGCCGGAGGCCGCCGACGGCTTGAAGGCGATCGTACGCGACAAGCTGGTGTGGCTCGACGGATTGATGGCGGGCAAGTCGTTCGTCGCCGGCAAGCGCTTCACTATCGCCGACATCATTCTCTACTGCGCGCTCGACTTCGGCGCGACTGTGGGCCAGCCGGCAGATCCCGCGCTCGGCAACCTCGCCGCGTGGATGACCCGCGTCGCCGCACGCCCAAGCGCGAACGCGAGTTTGCACGAAGCCGCCGCCTCGATGGGCATGCGCGGTTGA
- a CDS encoding DsbA family protein — protein METIKFYFSFRSPYAWLAFHRLERAFAGLPVTVRRIPVFPPPEFPNDPAALPVKLAYIVHDITRIAAAYGLRIKWPKVGGTDWIVPHAAYVFASDCDKGDAFALAAFAARFSEGRNLGDHEVLSDVARACGLDAAATLRASADATFHERVMQGLMEGFGEGIFGVPFFVYGEQKFWGNDRLEWVRRAVCERLGQTVPALDADLMASPAHGPNLPIRHAGDL, from the coding sequence ATGGAGACGATCAAATTCTACTTCAGCTTTCGCAGTCCGTATGCGTGGCTCGCCTTTCACCGGCTGGAGCGCGCCTTCGCCGGATTGCCGGTGACGGTTCGGCGCATCCCGGTATTTCCGCCGCCGGAGTTTCCCAACGATCCGGCTGCGCTCCCCGTGAAACTTGCGTACATCGTACACGACATCACGCGGATCGCGGCGGCGTACGGCTTGCGGATCAAGTGGCCGAAGGTCGGGGGCACCGACTGGATCGTTCCGCACGCAGCGTATGTGTTTGCGAGCGATTGCGACAAGGGCGATGCATTCGCGTTGGCGGCGTTCGCGGCGCGCTTCAGCGAAGGCCGCAACCTCGGCGATCACGAGGTGCTCAGTGATGTCGCTCGCGCATGTGGACTCGATGCCGCCGCGACGTTGCGCGCGAGTGCTGACGCCACCTTTCATGAGCGGGTCATGCAGGGTCTCATGGAAGGGTTCGGCGAGGGCATCTTCGGCGTGCCGTTCTTTGTCTACGGCGAGCAGAAATTCTGGGGCAACGATCGGCTGGAATGGGTGCGACGCGCAGTGTGCGAACGTCTCGGTCAAACCGTGCCGGCGCTCGACG